In Gopherus flavomarginatus isolate rGopFla2 chromosome 1, rGopFla2.mat.asm, whole genome shotgun sequence, a single genomic region encodes these proteins:
- the METTL21C gene encoding protein-lysine methyltransferase METTL21C isoform X1 — protein sequence MITQHLPLRNEIQRAMDCPSREKELNEQQSECQDESNCPDYSESNSESPRILKILQKWIPTVSPYFDKEHYCYADHQITIQESLDHFGAIVWPGALALSQYLESNQQEINLKDKKVLEIGAGTGLVSIVASILGAYVTATDLPEVLENLKLNISRNTQNMNIHQPEVRKLVWGEDLNEDFPKSTHHYDFILASDVVYHHTSLDPLLTTMAYLCQPGTVLLWANKFRFSTDFEFLEKLRNILIVTLLAEFPESNIKLFKATVKEN from the exons ATGATCACACAGCACCTGCCACTCCGCAACGAAATTCAAAGAGCAATGGACTGCCCAAGCAGAGAGAAGGAGCTTAATGAACAGCAGTCTGAATGTCAGGATGAGTCTAATTGCCCTGACTATTCAGAATCCAATTCAG AATCACCAAGAATTCTTAAAATACTGCAGAAGTGGATTCCTACAGTTTCTCCTTATTTTGACAAGGAGCATTATTGTTATGCAGACCATCAGATCACTATTCAAGAATCATTAGACCACTTCGGAGCTATAGTATGGCCCGGT GCATTGGCTTTATCTCAGTACCTGGAATCAAATCAACAAGAGATCAACCTAAAAGACAAAAAGGTACTTGAAATTGGTGCTGGAACAGGACTGGTATCCATTGTGGCTAGTATACTAG GAGCTTATGTTACAGCTACTGATTTGCCTGAAGTACTTGAAAATCTCAAATTGAATATTTCAAGAAATACACAAAACATGAATATACACCAACCTGAAGTGAGGAAGCTGGTATGGGGAGAAGATCTCAATGAAGACTTCCCTAAATCAACTCAccattatgattttattttggcAAGTGATGTTGTCTACCACCATACATCTCTGGATCCATTACTAACAACAATGGCATATTTATGCCAGCCAGGGACAGTATTATTATGGGCAAATAAGTTCAGATTCAGCACAGATTTTGAATTTTTAGAGAAACTTCGCAATATACTAATCGTTACACTTCTAGCAGAATTTCCAGAATCAAATATCAAGCTGTTTAAAGCCACAGTAAAAGAGAATTAA
- the METTL21C gene encoding protein-lysine methyltransferase METTL21C isoform X2 encodes MHRKLQTHSAKEESPRILKILQKWIPTVSPYFDKEHYCYADHQITIQESLDHFGAIVWPGALALSQYLESNQQEINLKDKKVLEIGAGTGLVSIVASILGAYVTATDLPEVLENLKLNISRNTQNMNIHQPEVRKLVWGEDLNEDFPKSTHHYDFILASDVVYHHTSLDPLLTTMAYLCQPGTVLLWANKFRFSTDFEFLEKLRNILIVTLLAEFPESNIKLFKATVKEN; translated from the exons ATGCACAGGAAACTTCAAACTCACTCTGCTAAAGAAG AATCACCAAGAATTCTTAAAATACTGCAGAAGTGGATTCCTACAGTTTCTCCTTATTTTGACAAGGAGCATTATTGTTATGCAGACCATCAGATCACTATTCAAGAATCATTAGACCACTTCGGAGCTATAGTATGGCCCGGT GCATTGGCTTTATCTCAGTACCTGGAATCAAATCAACAAGAGATCAACCTAAAAGACAAAAAGGTACTTGAAATTGGTGCTGGAACAGGACTGGTATCCATTGTGGCTAGTATACTAG GAGCTTATGTTACAGCTACTGATTTGCCTGAAGTACTTGAAAATCTCAAATTGAATATTTCAAGAAATACACAAAACATGAATATACACCAACCTGAAGTGAGGAAGCTGGTATGGGGAGAAGATCTCAATGAAGACTTCCCTAAATCAACTCAccattatgattttattttggcAAGTGATGTTGTCTACCACCATACATCTCTGGATCCATTACTAACAACAATGGCATATTTATGCCAGCCAGGGACAGTATTATTATGGGCAAATAAGTTCAGATTCAGCACAGATTTTGAATTTTTAGAGAAACTTCGCAATATACTAATCGTTACACTTCTAGCAGAATTTCCAGAATCAAATATCAAGCTGTTTAAAGCCACAGTAAAAGAGAATTAA